The Candidatus Roseilinea sp. genome contains a region encoding:
- a CDS encoding ferritin produces the protein MISEQMTSALNQQAAEEAYASSVYLSMALWCDAQGYEGAARYLAASSQEEREHMEKFLQYVVDQDSPARVPAVSEPPHEFNSLPEIMKSVLELEMDVARKIHRIVDLAIAEKDHATWNWLQWFVAEQRDAEIKARNILDRIEVIGTDATGLYEIDRMLGKMAKSEEA, from the coding sequence ATGATTTCCGAACAAATGACATCCGCTTTGAACCAACAGGCCGCGGAAGAAGCCTATGCGTCGAGCGTCTATCTGTCCATGGCGCTGTGGTGTGACGCTCAGGGCTACGAGGGCGCAGCGCGCTATCTCGCTGCCAGCTCGCAAGAGGAGCGCGAACACATGGAGAAGTTCTTGCAGTACGTCGTGGATCAGGACAGCCCGGCCCGCGTGCCGGCCGTATCCGAGCCACCCCACGAGTTCAACTCGTTGCCCGAGATTATGAAGTCTGTACTCGAATTGGAGATGGATGTGGCGCGCAAGATTCACCGCATCGTGGATCTAGCCATCGCCGAGAAAGACCACGCCACCTGGAACTGGCTACAGTGGTTCGTGGCCGAGCAGCGCGACGCCGAGATCAAGGCGCGCAATATCCTCGACCGCATCGAGGTGATCGGCACGGACGCCACCGGCTTGTATGAGATTGACAGGATGCTCGGCAAGATGGCCAAGTCAGAGGAAGCGTAG
- the sppA gene encoding endopeptidase IV, with the protein MAILGFSVRRAWLNLRNRWRRRRKFPPFVIVPLEGEIVELPPSWPELPLFLARLVPMPLGPLSVSELRRTFEQLALDPRVQGVVLRIACVANPAVYQSLRDLLTRFRSSGKRLVAYAESLGPFQYYLACACDQVVMPPSAEWNVLGFYNTYLFLKDALDHLGVGVDVVNVSPFKSAGDIFSRNDFSPDSRAQAEWLLDARFDALVRGIAEGRNLSPERVRELIDGAPLSAREAVQHGLLDAALYEDELDRFLMPEPPAAGDGRIARLAQRIEKVAPRLADDLRRAQHAAAERARRACIHLEEVRRSLLFPVVEYAPKVIGVVKVEGLIASGTSRRLPIPLPLAGEQIAGSSSVAQAIRRAEADDRIAAVILYVDSGGGSVLASDLIAREMRRLRARKPVVVYMGGTAASGGYYVSALANCIVAQPLTITGSIGVVALKPNTREAFERLGVHRVTLQRGKRAALFSDVEPMDEESRAVFAGLVARAYEDFKRVVAEGRAIAPAALEPICGGRVWTGAQAKDHRLVDALGDFTVAVEKARELGGLPSNKRVGVVVITPPRRPMLPPTFSAIARPARATLDGLRELRELLTETSAWAVSLWRSSVTR; encoded by the coding sequence GTGGCTATCCTGGGCTTCTCCGTCCGCCGCGCGTGGCTGAACCTCCGGAATCGCTGGCGCCGGCGGCGCAAGTTCCCCCCTTTCGTCATCGTCCCTCTAGAAGGCGAAATTGTCGAGCTGCCGCCTTCATGGCCGGAGCTGCCGTTGTTTCTCGCGCGGCTGGTGCCGATGCCTTTGGGGCCGCTCAGCGTCAGCGAGTTGCGTCGCACCTTCGAGCAGCTAGCACTTGACCCGCGAGTGCAGGGCGTCGTGCTTCGGATCGCGTGCGTGGCCAACCCGGCCGTCTATCAGAGCTTGCGCGATCTGTTGACGCGCTTTCGCAGCAGTGGCAAACGTCTTGTCGCCTACGCGGAATCGCTCGGCCCCTTTCAGTATTATCTGGCGTGCGCCTGCGATCAGGTCGTCATGCCGCCCAGCGCTGAGTGGAATGTCCTGGGCTTCTACAACACATATCTCTTCCTCAAGGATGCGCTGGATCACCTGGGCGTTGGCGTTGATGTGGTGAACGTCTCGCCGTTCAAGTCTGCCGGTGATATCTTCTCGCGCAACGATTTCTCGCCCGATTCGCGCGCACAGGCCGAATGGCTGCTGGATGCGCGCTTCGACGCGCTCGTGCGAGGCATCGCCGAAGGCCGGAATCTCAGTCCGGAGCGTGTGCGCGAGTTGATTGATGGTGCGCCCCTGAGCGCTCGGGAAGCCGTGCAACATGGCCTGCTCGATGCGGCGCTCTACGAAGATGAACTCGATCGCTTCCTCATGCCCGAACCGCCCGCAGCGGGAGATGGGCGCATCGCGCGTTTGGCGCAGCGCATTGAGAAGGTGGCGCCTAGGCTCGCCGATGACCTGCGTCGCGCTCAACACGCGGCTGCCGAGCGGGCGCGGCGTGCCTGCATCCACTTAGAGGAAGTGCGCCGGTCGCTCCTCTTCCCCGTCGTCGAATATGCGCCCAAGGTGATTGGCGTGGTGAAAGTCGAGGGACTAATTGCGTCCGGCACCAGTCGGCGTTTGCCCATCCCGCTTCCGCTGGCCGGCGAGCAAATTGCCGGATCCAGCAGCGTCGCACAAGCCATCCGGCGCGCCGAGGCCGATGATCGTATTGCCGCAGTGATCCTCTACGTGGATTCCGGAGGTGGTTCGGTACTGGCGTCCGACCTGATCGCGCGTGAGATGCGCCGTCTGCGCGCCCGGAAGCCCGTTGTAGTTTACATGGGTGGCACGGCGGCGTCGGGCGGTTACTATGTGTCAGCGCTTGCGAATTGCATCGTCGCTCAGCCGCTGACCATTACCGGCAGCATTGGGGTCGTTGCGCTCAAGCCGAACACGCGCGAGGCGTTCGAGAGGCTTGGCGTGCATCGCGTGACGCTGCAGCGTGGCAAGCGCGCTGCGCTATTCAGTGACGTTGAGCCGATGGACGAGGAGTCGCGCGCGGTTTTCGCCGGCCTGGTTGCACGCGCTTACGAGGACTTCAAACGAGTGGTGGCGGAAGGGCGCGCCATTGCGCCCGCCGCCCTGGAACCCATCTGCGGTGGGCGTGTGTGGACCGGCGCACAAGCGAAGGATCACCGGTTGGTGGATGCGTTAGGGGATTTCACGGTAGCGGTGGAGAAAGCGCGTGAGCTAGGCGGCTTGCCCAGCAACAAACGTGTGGGTGTGGTTGTCATCACACCCCCGCGCAGGCCGATGCTGCCTCCGACCTTTTCGGCGATTGCGCGCCCAGCGCGCGCTACCTTGGATGGCTTGCGCGAGCTGCGTGAGCTGCTCACCGAAACGAGCGCGTGGGCGGTGTCGCTTTGGCGCAGCAGCGTCACACGTTAG